The nucleotide sequence CGATTACTTCTTCGCTGCTGATCGAACGAATCTGGAATCGATCTATGAAAAGCTGGATCAGATCGAAGTCCGAAAGGTCCGCACGGTCAGCCACAAACCGCGTGTCGATGTCTATTTCGCTGCGGTGGCGGTCGCCTTGCTGATCTTGTTGATCGATCGATTGGTTCGGGCGATGGCGGCGGCGCGACAAACAACGCTGCAACAGGATGCACCGACGATTCGTGTCGATGCGATGACCGGCAAGTTGGAGGTGTCCCAATGATTGCGGCTTGGACCGATTTTCATTTCATTCGACCCTGGGCATTGATGGCCATCCCTTTGGCACTGGCCATCGGTTGGTATTTCCAGCGGTCGGCCGATCCGCTGCGGGGCTGGCGGCAACAAATGGACCGTGGGTTGTTGGATGCGTTGACCCAGAACCAACATGACGTTGCATCGTGGCGACGATATGGATGGCTTGTTATCGCAATCGTCGCATCGCTGGCAGTTGCCGGACCCACTTGGCAACGGATGGCGAACCCATTTGCCAAGGACGCACCGCCGCTGGTGATTCTGTTGTCAGCCAGCGACAGCATGGCGGCGATCGATGTGTCGCCCAATCCGCTGGACCGTGCGAAGATCAAGATCGACGATTTGGCCAATCGCCGCGCCGGTGATCCGCTGGGGCTGATTGCTTACGCCGGATCGGCCCATGTCGTCTTGCCCCCGACCGAAGACACCGCGGTGGTTTCCGATATGGCCGCAGAGGTGTCGCCGGACATCATGCCGGTCCCGGGGAATCGCTTGGATCTGGCGATTCCAGCCGCCGTGGAATTGCTGAACGCTTTTGACGGTGCGGGATCGCTGCTTGTGGTTGCCGATCGAATCGACGTCGACCCTCAAGCCGTTGCCGAATCGCACCAGAAAGCGGGCCGGCCGCTGATCCAGTTTCTGGCGATGTCACCGCCGGGAACCGCTGCCGATCCGTCGATCAAGGACGTCGCCAAAGCATTGAGGGCGACGGTGCAGGTCGATTCTGTCGACGATTCGGACATCGACGCGGTCATCGCGCAATCCAACCGACGATCGGCCGCGACCACCGATGGCCAGACCGAACGTTGGGAAGAATTCGGATACTGGTTGACGCCAGTGATCACGTTGATGGTGGCTTTGGGTTTTCGGCGTCAACAAGCGGCGGGGCGTTGAATCATGGTGCGATGGACATTGATGGTTTTTGCGGGGTTCCTTGGGTCGTCTTGGTTTTTGACCCGGGATCAGCAGGGCCAACGTTTGATGAAAGACAAGAAGTATTCGGTGGCTGCGGAAACCTTTGACGATCCCATGCGTTCGGGCGTCGCTTGGTACCGTGCCGGCGAATTCGAGAAAGCGGTTCAAGCGTTCGCGCGTGTCCGGTCGCCTGAATCCGCCTACAACCGCGGCAATGCTTGGATGCTGTTGGGCAAGTACGACAAGGCAATCGCGTCTTATCAGGAAGCGATCGAACAACGCCCGGATTGGAAAGAAGCCAACGACAACCTGAACATCGCCGAAGCACGCCTGAAGATGACCGATGCGCCCGGCGGTGACATGGGCGACCAGCGTTTGGGGGCGGATAAGATTGTCTTTGACAAAAAGAAGTCCAACGATGGCCAAGACACCGAAGTGGCCGGAAGCCGTGCGACCACCGATGCGAATGTGCAAGCCATCTGGTTGCGACAGGTGCAGACACAGCCCGCGGATTTCTTGAAATCCAAGTTCGCTTATCAACAGGCGTTACGATCGGAGGAGCCATCACCGTGATCCCCAACAGCGTCATTCTTGGTCGCGATTGGCTCGGGTTCACTGCTTTCGCCGCACTCGCCGTGACGGGCCAGTCGTGCGCTTCACAAGACTCGCAGGCGAAAAGTGAATCTGAATCGGTCGTCGTCCACGTACAGACCGATGCACCCGAGCCGAAAGCGTGGGTCGGCCAACGGTTGCCGTTCTTTGTGAAGCTGAAGGCACCGGGGCCGTTCGTTGGTGCGGCCGGGTTTTCCGTCCCCAGCGTTGCACGTGCGTTCATCGTTAAAGTAGGCAGTCCCGTGGTGTCATCGGAAACCGGTGATGACGACCAGGACTGGACGGTCCAGACGCATGAGTTCGCGTTGTTTTCCCAAGCGACGGGGACCGTATCGATTCCCGATATTCAGGTACGATTCAGTTGCCGAAACGGATACACCGGACCGGTCAGCGACCACGTCGAAACATCGCGCGGGATCGATGTCCAGATTCAAACGCCGGACGATTACGACCCCGATGTCTTTATCGTTTCCACCCGTCGCTTGGAAGTCAGCCAG is from Crateriforma conspicua and encodes:
- a CDS encoding tetratricopeptide repeat protein: MKDKKYSVAAETFDDPMRSGVAWYRAGEFEKAVQAFARVRSPESAYNRGNAWMLLGKYDKAIASYQEAIEQRPDWKEANDNLNIAEARLKMTDAPGGDMGDQRLGADKIVFDKKKSNDGQDTEVAGSRATTDANVQAIWLRQVQTQPADFLKSKFAYQQALRSEEPSP
- a CDS encoding VWA domain-containing protein; translation: MIAAWTDFHFIRPWALMAIPLALAIGWYFQRSADPLRGWRQQMDRGLLDALTQNQHDVASWRRYGWLVIAIVASLAVAGPTWQRMANPFAKDAPPLVILLSASDSMAAIDVSPNPLDRAKIKIDDLANRRAGDPLGLIAYAGSAHVVLPPTEDTAVVSDMAAEVSPDIMPVPGNRLDLAIPAAVELLNAFDGAGSLLVVADRIDVDPQAVAESHQKAGRPLIQFLAMSPPGTAADPSIKDVAKALRATVQVDSVDDSDIDAVIAQSNRRSAATTDGQTERWEEFGYWLTPVITLMVALGFRRQQAAGR